The following are encoded in a window of Mycobacterium sp. ELW1 genomic DNA:
- a CDS encoding methyltransferase, giving the protein MPRNAMVPPAGLARAVEWLRHHLLLLHQRMLPAPMAMMELVVSGWPAQAITTAAQLGIADALADGPLPIDELAARVDADPDALSRLMRALIGRGIFRRRRDGRYALNSLADTLRSDAAISLRGAAMFQGSQEQRERWTLLTDSVRTGESIVPALRGMEGFDYLIEIPEHAKLFDQTMTSLAQMTLAVVVASYDFAAHRTIVDVGGGQGAMLAAILAKAPRSRGVLYDVPRVVAGAPELLRTNGVADRVQIVEGSFFDDVPGGGDAYLLKNIIHDWADDKALHILRNVRSAAVSGTTVLLVEMVVRDNGRDGPENWVDLEMLLNLGSRERTADEYRRLLAHAGFRMTRVVPTASPLCVVEAVVDDALPG; this is encoded by the coding sequence ATGCCTAGGAATGCCATGGTGCCCCCGGCCGGACTGGCGCGCGCCGTGGAATGGCTGCGCCATCACCTGCTGCTGCTCCATCAGCGGATGCTGCCCGCGCCGATGGCGATGATGGAACTGGTCGTGTCGGGGTGGCCCGCGCAGGCGATCACCACGGCCGCGCAACTGGGCATCGCCGACGCGCTGGCCGACGGACCGCTGCCGATCGACGAGCTTGCCGCGCGGGTGGACGCGGACCCCGACGCATTGAGCCGGCTGATGCGGGCACTGATCGGGCGCGGCATCTTCCGGCGCCGCCGCGACGGCCGATACGCACTGAATTCCCTTGCCGACACCCTTCGCTCGGATGCGGCGATCTCGCTGAGAGGCGCGGCGATGTTCCAGGGCTCACAGGAGCAGCGTGAACGCTGGACGCTGCTGACGGACTCGGTCCGAACCGGCGAGTCCATCGTCCCCGCCCTGAGAGGTATGGAGGGTTTCGACTACCTGATCGAAATACCCGAGCACGCCAAGCTTTTCGATCAGACCATGACCAGCCTCGCCCAGATGACGCTGGCCGTCGTGGTGGCCAGCTACGACTTCGCCGCGCACCGCACGATCGTCGACGTCGGCGGGGGACAGGGTGCGATGCTGGCCGCCATCCTGGCGAAGGCACCTCGGTCCCGAGGCGTTCTCTACGATGTCCCCCGAGTCGTCGCAGGGGCGCCGGAGCTGCTGCGCACCAACGGTGTCGCTGACCGGGTGCAGATCGTCGAGGGCTCGTTCTTCGACGATGTGCCCGGCGGCGGCGATGCGTATCTGCTGAAGAACATCATTCACGATTGGGCCGACGACAAGGCGTTGCACATCCTGCGCAATGTCCGCTCGGCCGCCGTCTCCGGCACCACCGTGCTGCTGGTCGAGATGGTCGTCCGCGACAACGGCCGCGACGGGCCGGAGAACTGGGTGGACCTGGAGATGCTGCTGAACCTCGGATCCCGCGAACGGACCGCCGACGAGTACCGAAGGTTGTTGGCGCACGCCGGTTTCCGAATGACACGGGTGGTCCCGACTGCGTCACCGCTCTGCGTGGTGGAGGCCGTCGTCGACGACGCGCTTCCCGGCTAG
- a CDS encoding flavin monoamine oxidase family protein produces MVGYDVVVIGAGFAGLAAARELVKHGHEVLVLEGRDRVGGRSSTASLAGVPVDLGGTFVGPTQDAVIGLAEELGCPTEPTYNQGANLIRWRGKVRSYRGTIPRLGLLQLVDIARIQWQVERLGRNVDISTPWTSPSAKKLDGTTLGGWLHSVGASASSRDLLAVMSRVTWGAEPDQVSMLHAVRYVKAAGGLDRMLDVVGGAQQDHFPGGTQQIAEAMAAELGDRVRLNAIATRIEWSDDAVAVTSSAGVVEARRVIVAIPPAHRLNIDVAPPPPIGYQQLAQSWPQGALSKAYAAYPRPFWRDKDLSGQALSDEGPVFITFDVSPGDDGPGILLGFADSRGFDALGPEERRKQALACFSALFGPDAENPIDYLDHCWGAETFAPGGPTAAVPPGAWTEFGHLLRVPVGPLHWAGTETADEWTGFLDGAVRSGRRAAAEVVAALRS; encoded by the coding sequence GTGGTGGGTTACGACGTAGTGGTGATCGGCGCGGGCTTCGCAGGCCTGGCAGCCGCGCGTGAACTTGTCAAGCACGGGCACGAGGTGCTGGTGCTGGAGGGCCGGGACCGGGTCGGCGGACGCTCGAGCACCGCATCACTGGCCGGTGTTCCCGTCGACCTCGGCGGGACCTTCGTCGGCCCCACCCAGGACGCGGTGATCGGGCTGGCCGAGGAACTCGGCTGCCCCACCGAACCGACCTACAACCAGGGCGCCAACCTCATCCGGTGGCGCGGCAAGGTGCGGTCCTACCGTGGCACCATCCCCCGGCTGGGGCTACTTCAGCTGGTCGACATCGCCCGGATCCAATGGCAGGTCGAACGGCTGGGCCGCAACGTCGACATCAGCACACCGTGGACGTCACCCAGCGCCAAGAAGCTCGACGGCACAACGCTGGGCGGCTGGTTGCACTCCGTCGGCGCCAGCGCGTCGTCACGGGACCTGCTCGCCGTGATGTCGCGGGTGACCTGGGGTGCCGAGCCCGACCAGGTGTCGATGCTGCATGCGGTGCGCTACGTCAAGGCGGCCGGGGGTTTGGACCGCATGCTCGACGTGGTCGGGGGCGCCCAGCAGGACCACTTCCCCGGCGGCACCCAGCAGATCGCCGAGGCGATGGCCGCCGAACTGGGTGATCGCGTCCGGCTCAATGCGATAGCCACGCGAATCGAATGGTCCGATGACGCGGTCGCGGTCACGTCGTCGGCAGGCGTCGTCGAGGCGCGACGTGTCATCGTGGCGATCCCGCCGGCGCACCGGCTGAACATCGACGTCGCCCCGCCACCGCCGATCGGCTACCAGCAGCTGGCCCAGAGCTGGCCGCAGGGGGCACTGAGCAAGGCGTATGCCGCGTATCCACGGCCGTTCTGGCGCGACAAGGACCTGTCCGGGCAGGCGCTGTCCGACGAGGGGCCGGTGTTCATCACCTTCGACGTCAGCCCCGGTGACGACGGCCCGGGAATTCTGCTCGGGTTCGCCGACTCCCGCGGATTCGACGCGCTCGGCCCCGAAGAGCGCCGCAAGCAGGCACTCGCCTGCTTCTCGGCGTTGTTCGGCCCGGACGCCGAGAACCCCATCGATTACCTGGACCACTGTTGGGGCGCAGAGACTTTCGCACCTGGTGGCCCGACCGCGGCGGTTCCACCCGGCGCCTGGACGGAATTCGGCCACCTGCTGCGGGTACCGGTCGGACCGCTGCATTGGGCCGGCACCGAGACCGCCGACGAGTGGACGGGCTTCCTGGACGGCGCGGTGCGGTCCGGCCGCCGGGCGGCAGCCGAAGTCGTTGCGGCGCTTAGGAGCTGA
- a CDS encoding serine/threonine-protein kinase: MTGHEMLVDRYALAGVLGRGGMAEVREGWDTRLNRPVAIKLLHPTLSAELDIRRRFEDEARSAARLSHQNIVTVYDFGDHHGTPFIVLERLPGQTLADIIAAGPMPPSHVRSMLDDVLAGLAVAHAAGVLHRDIKPGNILVSTPGDSMKVADFGIAKTGGAAHTMTGQIVGTMSYMSPERVAGAPASVGDDLYAVGLMGYEALLGKRAFPQDNPAALAHAIMDSTPPPVAAMRTDVDPVLAAVIDRAIARNPVQRFTSAEHMRAALAGDQRALHAGGPSVERPATKVLEGAPVPAPHYLPPPPRRRGKMRKYGIVAGMLGALAVSALALAMDPSSSSPAPQPVSTSTPVAPAPSVAPSPSPVVQQPDPAQSQPGGPAGRGHGKGDKKRG, from the coding sequence ATGACCGGCCACGAGATGCTCGTGGACCGCTATGCACTAGCCGGGGTGCTCGGCCGCGGCGGCATGGCTGAGGTCCGCGAGGGATGGGACACCAGGCTCAATCGGCCGGTGGCCATCAAACTGCTCCATCCGACGCTGAGTGCCGAACTCGATATTCGACGCCGGTTCGAGGACGAAGCCCGTTCAGCGGCCCGTCTGAGCCACCAGAACATCGTCACGGTCTACGACTTCGGTGACCACCACGGCACCCCGTTCATCGTGCTGGAACGCTTGCCGGGGCAGACGCTGGCCGACATCATCGCCGCCGGACCGATGCCGCCCTCGCATGTGCGGTCCATGCTCGACGACGTCCTTGCCGGTCTCGCGGTGGCCCACGCCGCGGGGGTACTGCATCGAGACATCAAGCCCGGCAACATCCTGGTGTCGACGCCGGGTGACTCGATGAAGGTGGCCGACTTCGGTATCGCGAAAACCGGTGGCGCCGCGCACACGATGACCGGCCAGATCGTCGGGACGATGAGTTACATGAGTCCTGAGCGCGTCGCCGGGGCTCCCGCGTCGGTCGGTGATGACCTCTACGCCGTCGGTCTGATGGGTTATGAAGCGCTCCTGGGCAAAAGGGCGTTTCCGCAAGACAATCCCGCGGCGTTGGCGCACGCGATCATGGACAGCACGCCCCCACCCGTCGCAGCGATGCGCACCGATGTCGATCCAGTGCTCGCCGCCGTCATCGACCGTGCCATCGCCCGAAACCCAGTGCAGCGCTTCACCAGTGCCGAACACATGCGCGCCGCGTTGGCCGGCGATCAGCGGGCGCTGCACGCCGGCGGGCCCTCAGTTGAGCGGCCGGCAACGAAAGTTCTTGAAGGGGCGCCGGTTCCGGCTCCCCACTATCTACCGCCGCCACCTCGGCGCCGCGGAAAAATGCGCAAGTACGGGATAGTGGCGGGCATGCTGGGTGCCTTGGCCGTTTCGGCGCTCGCCTTGGCGATGGATCCATCGTCGTCGAGCCCGGCACCGCAGCCGGTCAGTACCAGTACCCCGGTCGCCCCCGCGCCGAGCGTCGCACCGTCACCGAGTCCTGTTGTCCAACAGCCAGACCCCGCGCAATCTCAGCCGGGCGGGCCTGCCGGCCGCGGGCATGGAAAGGGCGACAAGAAGCGCGGCTAA
- the bluB gene encoding 5,6-dimethylbenzimidazole synthase, producing MTEHAFTAAERRAVYRVIHERRDMRRFSPGASVPEEVLARLLAAAHAAPSVGLMQPWRFLRITDTGLRHKIHALVDEERRHTAAALGARAEEFLALKVEGILDCAELLVVALGDGRESHVFGRRTMPHMDLASVSCAIQNLWLAARAEGLGMGWVSIFDPQRLGELLGIPAGGEPVAVLCLGPVPDFPDRPALELDEWTFGRPLAEFVSENRWG from the coding sequence GTGACCGAGCACGCGTTCACGGCCGCCGAACGCCGCGCCGTCTATCGCGTCATTCACGAGCGCCGGGACATGCGCAGGTTCAGCCCAGGAGCTTCGGTGCCCGAGGAGGTGCTGGCCCGGTTGCTGGCGGCCGCGCACGCCGCCCCCAGCGTCGGGCTGATGCAGCCCTGGCGGTTCCTGCGCATCACCGACACGGGGTTGCGGCACAAGATCCATGCTCTGGTCGACGAAGAGCGCAGGCACACCGCCGCCGCCCTCGGCGCCCGGGCAGAAGAGTTCCTGGCACTCAAGGTCGAGGGCATCCTGGACTGCGCGGAATTGCTGGTGGTCGCGCTCGGCGACGGCCGCGAGAGCCATGTCTTCGGGCGCCGCACGATGCCGCACATGGATCTGGCTTCGGTGTCGTGCGCTATCCAGAACCTGTGGTTGGCGGCGCGAGCCGAGGGACTCGGGATGGGCTGGGTGTCCATCTTCGATCCGCAGCGCCTCGGTGAACTACTGGGGATTCCCGCCGGAGGTGAGCCGGTGGCCGTACTGTGCCTCGGCCCGGTGCCCGACTTTCCCGATCGGCCGGCGCTCGAACTCGACGAGTGGACGTTCGGGCGTCCACTCGCCGAGTTCGTCAGCGAAAACCGTTGGGGCTAG
- a CDS encoding MerR family transcriptional regulator, translated as MDELTVGEVAKRFGITVRTLHHYDDIGLLCASRRTASGYRLYTAADLVRLSQIIVYRRLELSLDEIASLLDEGDVISHLVRQRERVMSRLDEMKNLVEAIDHALDKAMTNTPMTDDDMRELFGDGFDDYQAEAEQKWGETAEWKESQRRTKAYGKQQWIQIKSEGEEVEKALADAFRAGLPADSDAAMDAAEKHRLHVNRWFYDCPPAFHRSLGDMYVSDPRYVATYDESFGLPGLAAYCREAIHANADRAGD; from the coding sequence GTGGACGAGCTCACCGTGGGCGAGGTCGCGAAGCGATTCGGGATCACAGTCCGGACGCTTCATCACTATGACGACATCGGGCTGCTGTGTGCCAGCAGGCGTACCGCGTCGGGCTATCGGCTCTACACCGCCGCCGACCTGGTGCGGTTGTCCCAGATCATCGTCTATCGGCGCCTCGAGCTGTCTCTCGACGAGATCGCGAGTCTGCTCGACGAAGGCGACGTGATCAGCCACTTGGTCCGCCAGCGCGAACGCGTCATGTCCCGGCTCGACGAGATGAAGAACCTCGTCGAGGCAATCGATCACGCATTGGACAAAGCAATGACGAACACACCTATGACCGACGACGACATGCGGGAACTCTTCGGCGACGGCTTCGACGACTACCAGGCAGAGGCGGAACAGAAGTGGGGCGAGACCGCGGAGTGGAAAGAATCGCAGCGCCGGACCAAGGCCTATGGCAAGCAGCAGTGGATCCAGATCAAGTCCGAAGGGGAAGAGGTCGAGAAGGCGCTGGCGGATGCTTTCCGCGCAGGGCTGCCCGCCGACTCCGACGCGGCGATGGATGCTGCGGAGAAGCACCGCCTGCACGTCAATCGCTGGTTCTACGACTGCCCGCCGGCGTTCCACCGCAGCCTCGGTGACATGTACGTCAGCGATCCCCGATACGTCGCCACCTACGACGAATCATTCGGGCTACCCGGTCTCGCGGCCTACTGCCGCGAGGCGATTCACGCGAACGCAGACAGGGCAGGCGACTGA
- a CDS encoding alpha/beta hydrolase, whose protein sequence is MSASRTVVKNGIDLPPSRTVEVKASDGTRLHTEVFGPDDGYPIVLAHGITCALRVWHRQINDLSRDFRVIAYDHRGHGRSGVPRRSGYSLGHLAGDLDSVLTATLRPGERAVIAGHSMGGIAISSWADRYRHRVAQRADAVALINTTTGDLLKEINLLRVPALLAAGRSLAARHMIRTFGGAPLVWGAQPGSRWFVTMMAVGAGADPAIGKLIHDLFAETPAGGRGAWARVLVDEMNARHIDLTGLTVPTLVIGSTEDRLLPMCQSRKIADAVPNLVDLVETPGGHCAILEHPDVVNGHLRTLISAVTAQRISS, encoded by the coding sequence ATGTCCGCGTCCCGTACGGTCGTCAAGAACGGCATCGACCTGCCGCCCAGCCGGACCGTTGAGGTGAAGGCCTCCGACGGCACCCGCCTGCACACCGAGGTCTTCGGCCCTGACGATGGCTATCCGATCGTCCTGGCGCACGGCATCACCTGCGCCCTCCGGGTCTGGCATCGGCAGATCAACGATCTGTCCCGCGACTTCCGGGTGATCGCCTATGACCACCGTGGACACGGCCGCAGCGGGGTCCCGCGCCGGTCCGGCTACAGCCTCGGCCACCTTGCCGGGGACCTCGATTCGGTGCTGACGGCGACCCTGCGTCCGGGCGAACGAGCGGTGATCGCGGGGCATTCGATGGGCGGCATCGCGATCAGCTCCTGGGCCGACCGCTACCGGCATCGCGTTGCCCAGCGAGCCGACGCCGTCGCGCTGATCAACACCACGACCGGCGATCTATTGAAAGAGATCAACCTGCTGCGGGTGCCTGCGCTGCTGGCCGCCGGCCGATCCCTCGCCGCACGCCACATGATCAGGACATTCGGCGGGGCGCCGCTGGTCTGGGGTGCCCAGCCCGGCAGCCGCTGGTTCGTCACGATGATGGCCGTCGGTGCGGGCGCCGATCCCGCGATCGGCAAGCTGATTCACGACCTGTTCGCCGAGACCCCGGCCGGTGGCCGCGGCGCGTGGGCGCGGGTGCTCGTCGATGAGATGAACGCCCGGCACATCGACCTCACCGGTTTGACGGTGCCCACGCTGGTCATCGGCAGCACCGAGGACCGGCTGTTGCCGATGTGCCAGTCCCGCAAGATCGCCGACGCCGTTCCCAATCTGGTCGACCTGGTCGAGACACCGGGCGGACACTGCGCGATCCTGGAGCATCCCGATGTCGTCAACGGGCATCTGCGGACGCTGATCTCAGCGGTCACCGCCCAGCGCATCAGCTCCTAA
- a CDS encoding class I SAM-dependent methyltransferase, producing MPRAGFDASWLDRRLQTSRLEYLDRDDVDDRVKRQVIWSLDWMGRILRDHEHLAARALPLVANISEPRILELGAGHGALSQAVLRLRPDARVTVTDIDPVSVANIAAGGLGSDSRAVVRRVDATDIDAGDRSYDLALFALSFHHLPPVQAARVLAEGTRVADTLLICDLYRRSAPVHLLRLASMLPFALLPFAHDGLISSLRAYSPSAFRALAAHADPAITVEFSRLGRNHVVLARRTRVP from the coding sequence ATGCCGCGTGCCGGATTCGACGCCTCCTGGTTGGACCGGCGGCTACAGACGAGCCGGCTGGAGTACCTGGACCGCGATGATGTCGACGACCGCGTCAAGCGACAGGTGATCTGGTCTCTCGACTGGATGGGCCGGATCCTGCGGGACCACGAGCACCTCGCCGCGAGGGCGCTGCCGCTCGTCGCGAACATCAGCGAGCCGAGAATTCTGGAATTGGGGGCCGGTCACGGGGCGCTGTCGCAGGCGGTGCTGAGGCTGCGTCCCGACGCGCGCGTGACGGTGACCGACATCGATCCGGTATCGGTGGCCAACATCGCCGCCGGCGGTCTCGGCAGCGACTCGAGGGCGGTGGTCCGTCGCGTCGACGCCACCGACATCGACGCCGGAGACCGGTCCTACGATCTCGCGTTGTTCGCGCTGTCGTTTCATCATCTACCGCCGGTTCAGGCCGCGCGCGTACTGGCGGAGGGGACTCGCGTCGCGGACACGCTGCTGATCTGCGATCTGTATCGGCGTTCGGCTCCCGTGCACCTGCTGCGGCTGGCGTCGATGCTGCCGTTCGCGCTGCTGCCGTTCGCCCATGACGGTCTGATCAGTTCGTTGCGTGCCTACAGCCCTTCGGCATTCCGTGCACTGGCCGCCCACGCCGATCCGGCCATCACCGTCGAGTTCAGCCGCCTGGGCCGCAACCACGTTGTGCTGGCGCGGCGCACGAGGGTGCCGTGA
- a CDS encoding STAS domain-containing protein produces MHLISSNSTVEPPTNRLRLLAEWSNTTDVRVTAVGDVDMSTARQFTDYVFRRAGNCRHLTLDMTQVTFFDCAGISALECIEERCGDAAVVLDVLPSQCVSRVLTLCQSLCA; encoded by the coding sequence ATGCATTTGATCTCCTCCAATTCGACCGTGGAGCCGCCCACAAACCGGCTGCGCCTTCTGGCTGAATGGTCCAACACCACTGACGTTCGCGTCACCGCTGTCGGCGATGTCGACATGTCCACCGCCCGCCAGTTCACCGACTACGTCTTCCGCCGTGCGGGCAATTGCCGGCATCTCACCTTGGACATGACGCAGGTGACATTCTTTGATTGCGCTGGGATTTCAGCGCTCGAGTGCATCGAAGAACGCTGCGGTGACGCCGCCGTTGTCCTGGACGTTTTACCGTCACAATGTGTTTCGCGTGTTCTGACGCTCTGCCAGTCACTGTGCGCGTGA
- a CDS encoding cytochrome P450, translating to MSPPATAAALGRAAWAGIDPEGFFRRHAADRAPFTVRFPGLGEVLFFTTIDGARDILTAPGALCRAPLPNPIEPVVGENSLILLSGEAHRRARSVLAPPFRGELMRDYVDLIAEATEREIATLRPGDRLLVGRTAQSITLDVVIRVVFGVTDDARRREFSSVTTQLLRTGGAALMLVPWLRRDIAGRGPWARLVAFRTQLDDLLSEQIDERRRSGGQGGDVLASILNATDDDGNSLSDAMVRDQLRTMLAAGHETSSTSLAWALHHIHRDNRIRTRVLDELATAATPIEIAALPYLGAVIQETLRVHPTVPVVLRRLIGPLTVADVACAPGDVVGIALPALHVNPELWSHPNTFDPERFLNARPSPFQYAPFGGGYRRCIGAAFALDELAVAIGTMMKRLDLAPADRGRPPRAVPRGIATKPSREIALDVIARR from the coding sequence GTGAGTCCGCCGGCGACGGCGGCGGCACTCGGGCGCGCGGCGTGGGCCGGCATCGATCCGGAGGGCTTCTTCCGTCGCCACGCCGCCGACCGCGCACCGTTCACGGTGCGGTTTCCCGGACTGGGTGAGGTGTTGTTCTTCACCACCATCGACGGGGCGCGCGACATTCTCACCGCGCCCGGCGCACTGTGCCGGGCGCCGCTGCCCAACCCGATTGAACCGGTCGTCGGCGAGAATTCACTGATCCTGCTCTCCGGTGAGGCACATCGCCGGGCCCGAAGTGTCCTGGCACCCCCGTTTCGCGGCGAGCTCATGCGGGACTACGTCGATCTGATCGCCGAAGCCACGGAGCGGGAGATCGCCACGCTGCGGCCGGGCGATCGTCTGCTGGTGGGCCGCACCGCTCAATCGATCACCCTGGACGTGGTGATCCGGGTGGTGTTCGGCGTCACCGATGACGCCCGCCGTCGCGAATTCTCTTCAGTGACAACCCAGTTGCTCCGCACCGGCGGTGCGGCGCTGATGCTCGTGCCGTGGCTGCGGCGCGATATCGCCGGGCGGGGGCCATGGGCCCGGTTGGTCGCCTTTCGAACCCAACTCGACGACTTGTTGTCCGAGCAGATCGACGAACGCCGGCGCAGCGGTGGACAGGGCGGCGACGTGCTGGCGTCGATTCTCAACGCCACCGATGACGACGGCAACAGCCTGAGCGACGCGATGGTGCGCGACCAGCTGCGGACAATGCTGGCCGCCGGCCACGAGACCAGTTCGACGTCGCTGGCGTGGGCGCTGCACCACATCCACCGCGACAACCGTATTCGCACCCGCGTGCTCGATGAGCTGGCCACCGCCGCCACACCGATCGAGATCGCCGCTCTGCCGTACCTCGGCGCGGTGATCCAGGAAACCCTGCGCGTCCACCCGACAGTGCCGGTCGTCCTGCGCAGGCTCATCGGCCCACTCACCGTCGCCGACGTTGCATGCGCACCCGGCGACGTGGTGGGAATCGCGCTGCCCGCACTGCATGTCAATCCGGAGCTGTGGTCCCACCCGAATACCTTTGACCCCGAACGCTTTCTGAACGCCAGACCGTCGCCGTTCCAGTACGCGCCGTTCGGCGGCGGTTACCGCCGGTGCATCGGCGCAGCCTTCGCGCTCGACGAGCTGGCGGTCGCGATCGGCACGATGATGAAGCGGCTCGACCTCGCGCCTGCGGATCGCGGGCGACCGCCGCGCGCGGTGCCTCGCGGGATCGCGACCAAGCCCAGCCGGGAGATCGCGCTGGATGTGATCGCCCGGCGTTAG
- a CDS encoding pyridoxal phosphate-dependent aminotransferase — MKFAQSSRLSNLSHEAPGPIAEQVSRLEAAGHRVMRLDTGDPYPFGFQAPAELVRQIAEVLPTSAGYSPTKGLLSARNAVVRYYSVRDVPGIDVEHVFLGNGASELIVMAMTALLDERDEVLVPAPDFPVWTAAVNVNGGRAVHYRCDESSDWYPDVADIAAKVTARTRAIVIINPNNPTGAVYPPEVLTGILDVAREHNLIVCSDEIYDKILYDDAVHTATASLAPDLLCLTFNGLSKAYRCAGFRAGWLAVSGPTDHAVSYLDGLTTVAGLRRCANVPGQQAIQIALEGDESGHDLTLPTGALSEQRDRAWATLNSIPGVSCVKPRGALYAFPKIDLSVYPIRDDEQFALDLLLQEKIHIIPGTGLSWPDPDHVRIVMLPRADELEATIATIGHFLATYRQ, encoded by the coding sequence ATGAAGTTCGCGCAGTCGAGCAGGTTGTCCAACCTCTCGCACGAAGCGCCGGGGCCGATCGCTGAGCAGGTGTCGCGACTCGAGGCAGCCGGACACCGGGTCATGCGGCTCGATACGGGCGATCCGTACCCGTTCGGCTTCCAGGCGCCCGCTGAACTCGTTCGCCAGATCGCCGAGGTCCTGCCGACCTCGGCCGGCTACAGCCCCACCAAGGGGTTGCTGTCGGCCCGCAACGCCGTCGTGCGGTACTACTCCGTGCGCGATGTCCCCGGCATCGACGTCGAGCATGTGTTTCTCGGCAACGGTGCATCCGAACTGATCGTGATGGCCATGACCGCCTTGCTCGACGAGCGCGACGAGGTTTTGGTCCCCGCTCCCGACTTCCCGGTGTGGACCGCCGCGGTGAACGTCAACGGCGGACGCGCCGTCCACTATCGGTGCGACGAGTCGTCGGATTGGTATCCCGATGTCGCCGACATCGCAGCGAAGGTCACCGCACGCACCAGGGCGATCGTCATCATCAACCCAAACAATCCGACCGGCGCCGTGTACCCACCCGAGGTGCTCACCGGCATCCTCGACGTCGCGCGCGAGCACAACCTCATCGTCTGTTCCGACGAAATCTACGACAAGATCCTTTACGACGACGCCGTCCACACCGCGACGGCGTCGTTGGCACCTGATCTGCTGTGCCTGACCTTCAACGGCCTCTCAAAGGCCTACCGCTGCGCGGGATTTCGGGCCGGATGGCTCGCGGTGTCCGGGCCGACCGATCACGCCGTGAGTTACCTCGACGGCCTGACCACCGTCGCCGGTCTACGCCGTTGCGCGAATGTACCTGGCCAGCAAGCGATTCAGATCGCGCTGGAAGGCGATGAGTCCGGGCACGACCTCACGCTGCCCACCGGAGCGCTGAGCGAGCAACGCGACCGCGCCTGGGCGACGCTCAACTCCATTCCCGGCGTATCGTGCGTCAAACCCAGAGGAGCGCTCTACGCGTTCCCGAAGATCGATCTGAGCGTGTATCCGATCCGCGACGACGAGCAGTTCGCGTTGGACCTGCTGCTGCAGGAGAAGATCCACATCATTCCCGGCACCGGCCTCAGTTGGCCCGACCCCGACCACGTCCGGATCGTGATGCTGCCGCGGGCCGATGAACTGGAAGCCACCATCGCGACGATCGGACACTTCCTGGCCACCTATCGCCAGTGA
- a CDS encoding IS481 family transposase: MSHANARLTVHGRLLLVERIVEGHRPVSHVAAELGVSRQCAHRWVRRFHAEGFAGLSDRSSRPRRCPRRTPSVVEDAVIELRRTSRRGQDWIAAELGLPARTVSAILRRRQMPYLRDCDPLTGEVIRASKTTAVRYERAHPGELIHMDVKKIGRIPDGGGWKAHGKKMGDTAARKNARIGFDYVHSAVDDHSRLAYSEILPDEKGATCGGFLARAAEYFRTHGISTIERVITDNHWSYRRSADVAAVIANLGAKHVFIKPHCPWQNGKVERYNRTLQTEWAYRQIFTTNAARTAALAPWLEDYNNQRRHSAIGGQPPISRLTPTS; encoded by the coding sequence GTGTCCCACGCTAATGCCCGTTTGACCGTTCATGGTCGTCTGCTGCTCGTTGAGCGGATCGTTGAGGGACACCGTCCGGTGTCTCATGTCGCCGCCGAACTGGGAGTTTCTCGCCAGTGCGCTCACCGGTGGGTTCGCCGGTTCCACGCTGAAGGCTTTGCCGGCCTGTCGGATCGGTCCTCACGACCGCGTCGATGCCCACGTCGCACACCATCTGTGGTTGAAGATGCGGTGATAGAGCTGCGCCGCACCAGCAGGCGGGGTCAGGACTGGATCGCCGCCGAGTTGGGTCTGCCGGCCCGGACGGTGTCGGCGATCTTGCGCCGTCGCCAGATGCCGTATCTGCGGGATTGTGACCCGCTGACCGGTGAGGTAATCCGGGCATCGAAGACAACCGCGGTGCGCTACGAGCGGGCGCACCCCGGCGAACTGATTCACATGGACGTCAAGAAGATTGGGCGCATCCCCGACGGGGGTGGCTGGAAGGCACACGGCAAAAAGATGGGCGACACCGCCGCCCGTAAGAACGCGCGCATCGGGTTCGACTACGTGCACTCCGCTGTCGACGACCATTCGCGGCTGGCGTACTCAGAGATCTTGCCCGACGAAAAGGGCGCGACCTGCGGTGGGTTTCTGGCCAGAGCCGCCGAGTACTTCAGAACCCACGGGATCTCGACCATCGAGCGAGTCATCACCGACAACCACTGGAGCTATCGGCGTTCCGCCGATGTCGCCGCAGTCATCGCAAACCTGGGCGCCAAACACGTCTTCATCAAGCCGCACTGCCCCTGGCAAAACGGAAAGGTGGAGCGCTACAACCGCACACTGCAGACCGAATGGGCCTACCGGCAGATATTCACCACCAACGCCGCCCGCACTGCCGCCCTTGCCCCGTGGCTCGAGGACTACAACAATCAACGACGCCACTCAGCTATCGGAGGCCAACCACCGATCAGCAGACTGACACCAACGTCCTAA